A region from the Altererythrobacter sp. H2 genome encodes:
- the tcuA gene encoding FAD-dependent tricarballylate dehydrogenase TcuA, protein MPAIAKNVIVVGAGNAALCAAISAAEHGARVTVLERAPHLARGGNSAFTGGCFRTVYDGEADIARLVPDLTEEERTGSDFGSYDAETFFLDLCRLSGYRADPALIELLVAESLPTMLWMQQHGVRFLPAYGRQSFKVDGRNVFWGGLTIETAGGGMGLVDALFRRAEALGVTVRYDAKVERLLGDRHLVRGVVVNGEELGADAVILAAGGYHANTEARVKYLGAGWDLAKVRGSRYNTGNVIEAALDIGARAHGNWSGCHSVFFDAGAADFGDLAVLNQQKNYFTLGVVVNTAGERFFDEGSDFRNYTYSKMGAAILKQPGGTGWQIFDSRSIAILPDEYRTPRAARFEAPTLEALADKLEGIDRNAFLRTVAGFNAAIDDSVPFNPAVKDGRRTHGLAIDKSNWARAIAEPPFVAYQVTCGITLTYGGLAIDEQARVQSEEGGPINGLYAAGELVGGLYYDRYPGGAGLTSGSVFGRIAGQQAAA, encoded by the coding sequence ATGCCAGCCATTGCGAAGAATGTGATTGTCGTTGGCGCAGGAAACGCCGCTCTTTGTGCAGCTATCTCTGCGGCCGAGCATGGTGCCCGGGTCACAGTGCTGGAGCGGGCGCCGCACCTTGCCCGGGGCGGAAACTCGGCCTTTACCGGGGGCTGCTTCCGCACCGTATATGACGGGGAAGCGGACATCGCGCGGCTGGTGCCGGACCTGACCGAGGAAGAGCGGACCGGGAGCGACTTCGGTAGCTACGATGCCGAGACCTTCTTCCTCGATCTGTGCCGCCTCAGCGGCTACCGGGCCGACCCGGCGCTGATCGAACTGCTGGTGGCGGAGAGCCTGCCGACCATGCTGTGGATGCAGCAGCATGGGGTGCGGTTCCTCCCCGCCTATGGCCGCCAGTCGTTCAAGGTGGACGGGCGCAACGTGTTCTGGGGCGGCCTGACGATCGAGACCGCCGGTGGCGGGATGGGCCTGGTCGACGCCCTCTTCCGACGTGCCGAGGCACTGGGCGTGACCGTCCGCTACGACGCCAAGGTCGAGCGCCTGCTGGGCGACCGCCATTTGGTGCGCGGGGTGGTGGTCAACGGTGAGGAGCTTGGCGCCGATGCGGTCATCCTCGCCGCAGGAGGATACCATGCCAACACCGAGGCGCGGGTGAAGTATCTCGGCGCGGGCTGGGATCTCGCGAAAGTGCGCGGCTCACGCTACAACACCGGCAATGTCATCGAGGCTGCACTGGATATCGGGGCGCGGGCCCATGGCAACTGGTCCGGCTGCCACAGCGTGTTCTTCGATGCCGGCGCAGCGGACTTCGGCGACCTTGCCGTGCTCAACCAGCAGAAGAACTACTTTACCCTGGGGGTGGTGGTGAACACGGCGGGCGAGCGGTTTTTCGATGAAGGCTCCGATTTCCGCAACTACACCTACTCGAAAATGGGTGCCGCGATCCTGAAGCAACCGGGCGGGACCGGGTGGCAGATTTTCGATTCGCGCAGCATTGCGATCCTGCCCGATGAGTACCGCACCCCGCGCGCCGCCCGGTTCGAGGCACCGACGCTGGAGGCACTGGCCGACAAGCTGGAAGGGATCGACCGCAACGCGTTTCTGCGCACGGTCGCCGGTTTCAATGCAGCGATCGATGACAGCGTGCCCTTCAATCCGGCGGTGAAGGACGGACGCCGCACCCACGGGCTTGCGATCGACAAGAGCAACTGGGCGCGGGCGATCGCCGAGCCGCCATTTGTCGCCTATCAGGTCACTTGCGGGATCACGCTGACTTATGGCGGCCTCGCCATCGACGAGCAGGCGCGGGTGCAGAGCGAGGAGGGCGGGCCGATCAATGGCCTCTATGCAGCGGGCGAACTGGTCGGCGGGCTCTATTACGACCGCTATCCGGGCGGGGCCGGCCTGACCAGCGGTTCGGTGTTCGGCCGGATCGCCGGGCAGCAGGCCGCTGCCTGA
- a CDS encoding TonB-dependent receptor — MIKLRLAAMPSCLAIAICTVPATVAAQSTDGGETAAQAWNDEIIVTATKRSESVNDVPMSISAASGDELAAAGIRSADDLGKLVPGFTFTQSAYSTPVYSLRGVGFYNYDIASTPTVTVYQDEAPLPFSAMSRGAGFDLERVEVLKGPQGLLFGSNSTGGAVNYVAARPSDTLEAGLDASYGRFNAWELGGFISAPLSEGVGVRLAARHEGSGEWQRSATRPNDGNGKRNFTQMRALVDIEAGDRLTIKLGANAFWDKSDVQGAQLIQINPLIPPFVNPQTLVQPIVNDDARIGDWTAGTNPRRDDRQWQLTARLDYELSDAITLTTLTSYADYSQSDLVDPDGTALVLADTLATGAIESFFQELRLSGEFGNGSRWIVGANFENNTVQETQVLSATDASGFAPFAIFFNLPIPDLIPLSSEQRFKNYAAFANLDLAVSDTVTVHAGLRYTDTSDRFTGCTGNSANGSLAIGLGILSQGNPFALGPNPACTQLDANLQPTITNARLAENNLSWRFGVDFEPNDDTLLYANVSRGYKIGAFPLIPASSVTQYSPVTQEKLTAYEAGFKLSLADRMVQLNGAVFHYDYRDKQTLGSVILTPDIFGPLNLLVNIPKSKVTGAELQAVVRPTEGLTLNAGVTYVDSKIGTFTNFDPFGVVRNFKGEAFPNTPKWQWTVAADYAFPLSASLNGFVGANASGRSDANGALGENPILAIDGYTLLDLRAGIESEDERWKVTLWGRNVTNQYYWTNAYKISDVSARFAGMPATYGASLSFRY, encoded by the coding sequence ATGATAAAGCTACGCCTTGCCGCGATGCCATCGTGCCTCGCGATTGCCATCTGCACAGTACCCGCAACCGTGGCCGCCCAGTCCACCGATGGCGGAGAGACTGCTGCCCAGGCATGGAATGACGAGATCATCGTAACCGCGACCAAGCGGTCGGAGTCGGTCAACGACGTGCCGATGTCGATATCAGCGGCCTCGGGCGATGAACTTGCCGCCGCAGGCATCCGCAGCGCGGACGATCTCGGCAAGCTGGTTCCCGGCTTCACCTTTACCCAGTCAGCCTACAGCACGCCGGTCTATTCGCTGCGCGGCGTCGGCTTCTACAACTATGATATCGCCTCGACCCCGACCGTCACCGTCTATCAGGACGAAGCGCCGCTGCCGTTTTCCGCCATGTCGCGCGGGGCCGGGTTCGACCTCGAACGGGTCGAAGTGCTCAAGGGCCCGCAGGGCCTGCTGTTCGGCTCGAACTCCACCGGCGGCGCAGTCAACTACGTCGCTGCCCGTCCGTCCGACACGCTGGAGGCCGGGCTCGATGCCAGTTACGGCCGGTTCAATGCCTGGGAACTAGGCGGGTTCATCTCCGCCCCGCTGAGCGAAGGCGTGGGCGTCCGCCTTGCCGCCCGCCATGAGGGTTCCGGCGAATGGCAGCGCAGCGCAACCCGCCCGAACGATGGCAACGGCAAGCGCAATTTCACCCAGATGCGCGCGCTGGTCGATATCGAAGCCGGCGACCGGCTGACCATCAAGCTTGGCGCCAATGCCTTCTGGGACAAGTCCGATGTGCAGGGCGCGCAGCTGATCCAGATCAACCCGCTGATCCCGCCCTTCGTCAACCCGCAGACGCTGGTGCAGCCAATCGTCAACGACGATGCTCGCATCGGTGACTGGACAGCCGGTACCAATCCCAGGCGCGATGATCGCCAGTGGCAACTGACCGCACGGCTGGATTACGAGCTGAGCGATGCGATCACGCTGACCACCCTCACCTCCTATGCCGATTACAGCCAGAGCGATCTGGTCGATCCGGACGGAACGGCGCTGGTGCTGGCCGATACGCTGGCCACCGGGGCAATCGAATCCTTCTTCCAGGAACTGCGTTTGTCGGGCGAATTCGGCAACGGCAGCCGCTGGATTGTCGGTGCGAACTTCGAGAATAACACCGTACAGGAAACGCAGGTCCTGAGCGCCACCGACGCATCGGGCTTTGCGCCGTTCGCGATCTTCTTCAACTTGCCGATCCCGGACCTGATCCCGCTTTCATCAGAGCAGCGGTTCAAGAACTACGCCGCCTTCGCCAACCTCGATCTCGCGGTCTCGGACACCGTCACGGTGCATGCCGGCCTGCGCTACACCGACACCTCCGACCGGTTCACCGGCTGCACCGGCAACTCGGCCAACGGCAGCCTTGCGATCGGCCTCGGCATCCTGAGCCAGGGCAACCCGTTCGCGCTCGGGCCGAACCCGGCCTGCACCCAGCTCGACGCAAACCTGCAGCCCACCATCACCAATGCACGGCTGGCGGAGAACAACCTCTCCTGGCGCTTTGGCGTGGATTTCGAGCCGAACGATGACACGCTGCTTTATGCCAATGTGAGCCGCGGCTACAAGATCGGGGCCTTCCCGCTGATCCCGGCCTCGTCGGTCACGCAGTACAGCCCGGTCACGCAGGAAAAGCTGACCGCCTATGAAGCCGGCTTCAAGCTGAGCCTGGCCGACCGGATGGTCCAGCTCAACGGCGCGGTGTTCCACTACGATTATCGCGACAAGCAGACGCTGGGCAGCGTGATCCTGACACCCGACATCTTCGGCCCGCTCAACCTGCTGGTGAATATCCCCAAATCCAAGGTCACCGGCGCGGAACTGCAGGCCGTGGTGCGCCCCACCGAAGGGCTGACGCTCAACGCCGGGGTGACCTATGTCGACAGTAAAATCGGCACTTTCACCAACTTCGACCCGTTCGGCGTGGTGCGCAACTTCAAGGGCGAGGCCTTCCCCAACACGCCCAAATGGCAGTGGACCGTGGCGGCGGACTACGCCTTCCCGCTCAGCGCCAGCCTCAACGGCTTCGTCGGCGCCAACGCCAGCGGCCGCAGCGATGCCAACGGGGCGCTGGGCGAAAATCCGATCCTGGCCATCGATGGCTATACCCTGCTCGACCTTCGTGCCGGGATCGAAAGCGAAGACGAGCGCTGGAAGGTCACCCTGTGGGGCCGCAACGTCACCAACCAGTACTACTGGACCAACGCCTACAAGATTTCGGACGTCTCCGCGCGCTTCGCCGGAATGCCCGCGACCTACGGCGCCTCACTCTCTTTCCGATACTGA
- a CDS encoding isochorismatase family cysteine hydrolase, with protein sequence MKSALLLLDLQNEMVDPAGKVGAHGLAKIVEDRGVLTNARKCLDAARAAGMPVVHVRLGFRPDYADCLSVAARIGGLKSNRAAIVGEFGTEFHPTVAPADDELIITKQCVNPFFNTGLMTWLMQNGIKRLYLGGVATHLVVESSARFADDAGFAPVVIEDICAAPNPALHDHFITNIAPAVGTVTTTEAFCAEAAQG encoded by the coding sequence ATGAAATCCGCCCTCCTGCTGCTCGACCTGCAGAATGAAATGGTCGACCCGGCCGGCAAAGTCGGCGCGCACGGCCTCGCAAAGATCGTGGAGGATCGCGGCGTGCTGACCAATGCGCGCAAGTGCCTCGATGCGGCACGGGCGGCGGGCATGCCGGTGGTTCATGTGCGGCTGGGCTTCCGGCCGGATTACGCCGACTGCCTCAGCGTTGCGGCACGCATCGGCGGGCTGAAGAGCAACCGGGCGGCGATTGTCGGTGAATTCGGCACCGAATTCCATCCGACTGTCGCTCCTGCCGATGACGAACTCATCATCACCAAGCAGTGCGTCAACCCGTTCTTCAACACCGGCCTGATGACCTGGCTGATGCAGAACGGGATCAAGCGGCTCTACCTTGGCGGGGTGGCGACGCACCTGGTCGTCGAAAGCTCGGCCCGCTTTGCCGACGACGCCGGCTTTGCCCCGGTGGTGATCGAGGACATCTGCGCCGCGCCCAACCCCGCACTGCACGACCACTTCATCACCAACATCGCCCCTGCCGTCGGCACAGTCACCACCACCGAGGCGTTCTGCGCCGAGGCAGCGCAGGGCTGA
- a CDS encoding FAD-dependent oxidoreductase, with product MSLRDIVSRRQAVLAPGAANALFARVIEDLGFECVYVTGAGIANMALGAPDIGLTSLDDIAQTVSRIADAVALPLIVDADTGFGNAVNTWRTMKVLERAGASAIQLEDQEFPKRCGHFNGKSVVPLHDMLPKIRAAADARTRDTLIIARTDALAVDGIDAALERAVAFIEAGADMTFVEAPRDADQMRRIAALGVPQVANIVHGGKTPALPQAELADMGFGVVLYANAALQAAVRASAEVLGSLKATGSLEAVHDRLASFEERQSAVAKEHWDRLETQFENRQAGKLMHIVVVGSGIAGLSAALSAAEAGAQVTVVERATEGEHGGNTRYTEAYLRMKSMDEVADDFVDHFMDNAGGYTDPSIVQEMVRDPDDWSPLARSQSTVDPDLLGAFAEQAGPTLRWLEQAGLKFDFLPTAFITTTTTRLLPVGGGLAMVETLTEACKAAGANFRFATTARSLATNDGTVTGLVTSAGTIACDAVILACGGFEGNAEMLSRYVGPGAINLRPVARGGHYNKGEGIRMALDIGAAPNGDFGSYHAEPVDPRSGIAEPAIFTFPYGILVNKAGQRFTDEAPGTVDAHYESVTRRIYEQRDGLAWLVTDARLDDVPNWQKGSRTDQPPVTAGSIAELAEAIAVPADALTQTIAAYNAACGAGTFDPLKADGLATSGLTPPKSNWARPIDTAPYRAWPVISANVFTFGGLKADRHARVIDHDGHPIPGLYAAGETMGIYYRTYTGSTSVLRGAVFGRQAALHAAGLAA from the coding sequence ATGAGCCTGCGTGACATCGTCTCCCGACGCCAGGCCGTCCTCGCACCCGGCGCAGCCAATGCGCTGTTCGCCCGGGTGATCGAGGATCTGGGGTTCGAATGCGTCTATGTGACCGGCGCCGGCATCGCCAACATGGCGCTCGGCGCGCCGGACATCGGCCTTACCTCGCTCGATGACATTGCCCAGACCGTGTCCCGCATCGCCGATGCCGTGGCCCTGCCGCTGATCGTCGATGCCGACACCGGGTTCGGCAACGCGGTCAACACCTGGCGGACGATGAAAGTGCTGGAGCGCGCCGGTGCGTCCGCGATCCAGTTGGAGGATCAGGAGTTTCCCAAGCGCTGCGGGCATTTCAACGGCAAGAGCGTGGTGCCGCTCCACGACATGCTGCCCAAGATCCGGGCCGCCGCCGATGCCCGCACCCGCGACACGCTGATCATCGCCCGCACCGATGCGCTGGCGGTAGACGGTATCGATGCTGCGCTCGAACGGGCCGTGGCTTTCATCGAAGCCGGGGCCGACATGACTTTCGTCGAAGCCCCGCGCGATGCAGACCAGATGCGCCGGATTGCCGCGCTCGGCGTGCCGCAGGTCGCCAACATCGTCCACGGCGGCAAGACCCCGGCCCTGCCGCAGGCGGAGCTGGCCGACATGGGCTTCGGCGTGGTGCTCTATGCCAACGCCGCCTTGCAAGCTGCCGTCCGCGCTTCTGCGGAAGTGCTTGGCTCACTCAAGGCGACTGGTTCGCTTGAGGCGGTTCACGACCGGCTGGCGAGCTTCGAGGAACGCCAGTCTGCCGTCGCCAAGGAGCACTGGGACCGGCTCGAAACGCAATTCGAAAACAGGCAGGCAGGCAAGCTGATGCATATCGTCGTTGTCGGAAGCGGGATCGCCGGTTTGAGCGCCGCGCTGAGTGCCGCCGAAGCGGGGGCCCAGGTCACCGTGGTCGAGCGCGCCACAGAGGGCGAGCATGGCGGCAACACCCGCTACACCGAAGCCTACCTGCGGATGAAATCGATGGATGAAGTGGCCGACGATTTTGTCGATCACTTCATGGACAACGCCGGCGGCTATACCGACCCGTCAATCGTGCAGGAAATGGTCCGCGATCCGGACGACTGGTCACCGCTGGCGCGCAGCCAGTCGACCGTCGATCCGGACCTGCTCGGAGCCTTTGCCGAACAGGCCGGGCCGACCCTGCGCTGGCTGGAGCAGGCGGGCCTCAAGTTCGATTTCCTGCCGACCGCGTTCATCACCACCACCACCACCCGGCTGCTGCCCGTGGGTGGCGGCCTGGCCATGGTCGAGACCCTGACAGAGGCGTGCAAGGCCGCGGGGGCAAACTTCCGCTTCGCCACCACCGCCCGGTCGCTCGCCACAAATGACGGGACGGTCACCGGTCTGGTCACCTCCGCCGGGACAATCGCCTGCGACGCCGTGATCCTTGCCTGCGGCGGGTTCGAGGGCAATGCCGAGATGCTGTCACGCTATGTCGGTCCGGGCGCGATCAATCTGCGCCCGGTGGCGCGCGGCGGGCACTACAACAAGGGTGAAGGCATCCGCATGGCGCTGGATATCGGCGCGGCGCCCAATGGCGATTTCGGCAGCTATCATGCCGAGCCGGTCGACCCGCGCTCAGGCATTGCCGAGCCGGCGATCTTCACCTTCCCCTATGGCATTCTGGTCAACAAGGCGGGGCAGCGCTTCACCGACGAAGCACCCGGCACCGTCGATGCCCACTATGAAAGCGTCACGCGCCGGATCTACGAACAGCGTGACGGCCTCGCCTGGCTGGTGACCGATGCCCGGCTGGACGACGTACCCAACTGGCAGAAGGGCAGCCGCACCGACCAGCCGCCGGTCACCGCCGGCAGCATCGCGGAACTGGCCGAAGCCATTGCCGTGCCTGCCGATGCGCTGACGCAGACCATTGCCGCCTACAACGCGGCGTGCGGCGCGGGCACGTTTGACCCGCTCAAGGCTGATGGCCTTGCTACCAGCGGCCTCACCCCGCCCAAGTCCAACTGGGCACGTCCGATTGACACGGCACCCTATCGCGCCTGGCCGGTCATATCCGCCAACGTGTTCACCTTCGGCGGACTGAAGGCCGACCGGCACGCGCGGGTCATAGACCATGACGGCCACCCCATCCCCGGTCTTTACGCGGCAGGCGAGACCATGGGCATCTACTACCGCACCTATACCGGCTCGACCTCGGTCCTGCGGGGCGCGGTGTTCGGGCGACAGGCGGCGCTGCACGCCGCAGGTCTGGCTGCGTGA